ATTTGTTCCCGAATGACGGTGTTTTTAAAAAAGAGATGCGATGGCGGCACCGAAGGGGGGGTACAGGATACCCTTTTCCGTGATAAACGCGGTTATAAAGTGCTGTGGGGTGACGTCGAACGCGGGATTGAAGACTGGGACGTCCCGAGGAGAGATGCGTGTCTCCAGGATACGGCGCACCTCGTCCTGATCCCGCTCTTCGATGGGGATATCCGCCCCCGTTTCCGCCTCGGGGTCGAAGGTGGAGACCGGCGCGGCAATATAAAAGGGGATGCCGTGCTCTTTCGCGAGTACCGCGTGGGTATACGTGCCGATCTTGTTTGCGGTATCTCCGTTTTTCGCAATGCGGTCGGCGCCGGTGATGATCATGTCCACCATACGGCGCTGCATAATGATTCCGGACATCCCGTCGGTAATCAGCGTTACCGGGATGTTGTCTCGCGTCAGTTCCCAGGTTGTCAGTCGGCTTCCCTGAAGCAGCGGACGGGTTTCGCAGGCTATGACGCCGATATTCTTTCCCGCGGCAATCGCGGATCTGATGACGCCCAGTGCGGTGCCGTGGCCCGCAGTGGCAAGGGCGCCGGCGTTACAATGGGTCATCACCCGGTCGCCCGTTTGTATCAGCTCCTGACCGAAGTCGCCCAGGGTTCTGTTGATGGTGAGGTCTTCGTTGTATACGGCGACGGCCTCCCGCTGGAGGGCGTCGGCGATGGCACGGGGATCGCCGTCGGCGGTATGGGCGACGGCGCGCATGCGCTCCAGCGCCCAGAAGAGGTTCTTTGCCGTGGGGCGGGAGGAGGCGAGATAAGAGAGCGCATCGTCGAGACTTGAGAGGAACGACTCCCTTGTCGGTTGCGCATCCTTCGTCAGAATTCGCGCCTGGAGAGCGACACCCATGACCGCTGCAATGCCGATGGCCGGCGCTCCGCGAACCGCGAGCGTCCTGATGGCGTCCACTACATGATCTATTGATGTGAGGACGAGGTATTCCTCCCTTGCGGGAAGCGTTCGCTGGTCGATAATTCGGATGCCGTCGCCGAGCCACCGTATCGTTTCGATACCGGTATCGCTTTTCGATGTGGTATGAATCATTACTGTTACTGGATGGGATATGAGATGTTGTTATATCGGATGGAAAACCCGCTTTTGTATTTTTCTTCCATCTGACGCTGGAAGTCGTCGAAGATGTCTTCGGCGTTTTTTTCCGTAAGGAATTCGGGCCTCAGGAGAAAATCAGGTTCCTCGAGGCTCCCGGACATATAAAACGGAATGGTCAGCTTTCCGCTTGCGTCGCTGAGAAGCTCCGAGAAATATGCGGGCTTGATTTCCATGGTAACGGTATCGGAGAGGAAAATATCTCCATCAAAGACCAGCGCCCCGGAAAGCTCCAGGGTCCCTTCCGCGATGGCGTCCCACTCGGGGGAGGTGATGGCGAGGGCGGCGGTTGTAAAGGCGCCGTCTTGAAGGGTAAAACTTCCCGTTATTGATGAGTATATCGTGTCGAGATCGTGGGGCATGCCGCTGTTGTTGGTGATGAGCCCCAGGGCGATGAGCTCCGTTCGGATGTTGAAGGCGGGGATCAGCCCCTCTTCAATCCTGACGATGCCCTCCCCGGAAAGGTTCCCGGTTATTTCCGAAAAACTGTCGCCGACGCCCTCAAATCTCCCCTCGCAGGAGATCGCGCCGAAGAAATGCTGGCCGTTTCCGGTGATGACGCCAAGAATCTTGTTCGCCATGATATCCCATGCGCAGACCGATATCTCCAGATTCCAGGGTGTATCGGAAAAGTCCCAAAGGCCGGTGAGAACGGTTTTGCCGCCGAAGATGGACGCAGTGGCCTCATCGATGACCAGTATCTGTTTCCCGATCGATCCGGAAAGGGCCAGGTCCGTGTAGGCGCACCCGCCGATGATCCCGGAATCCGTCCGGGCGGTCACATCCCCGGTGACCGGCGGGCCGTCGATGAAGGTGCTCGGGTCGAAATCAAACATCGACAGCGCCTCGCGGTTTTTCAGACAAACCGTGACGTTGTTCATTTCGATGGTCGTTGTTGTATCCCCCACGGCCGCGGGTGTTGACACAACGACGTCCATCTTGCACAAAACCGCCTCGGTGACCCGGTAGGTCATCCCCCGGAAAAACAGTCCGCACCAGCCGAGGGAGGCGGCACCATCGGTGATGTTCGGTTCGCCTGTGGGGCGGTCGGCACCGAGGGTGGCGATGTTCCATCGGCCGGCATCGTCGGATATGATGTTGAGCGTCCCGCTCGATATTTTCACCCGATCCACCACCGGTGCGCCCGAGAAAAACGAGACGGGGCTGAGGGAAACCACCACCTTTTCCGCTGTGAGGAAAGTCTCCCCGGAGATGCGGGGATCATCGGGGATGGTCACGCCGTGCAGGATTATCCGGGGTCCGGCAAGGAGAGAGAGCGAGATGTCCTGAATCGTCACATCCCGGCTGATGATATCCGAGAACAGGTGCTGGATGTCGTCCATAGCCGACTTGTTTCGTACCGGGTACGGAACGGCCGCGGCGACAATGGCGGCGGCGATCAGGAGACCAGCCGCTATGATCGGTGCCTTTTTGAGTGGTTTCTTCATGTATATACGGCGCACGCGTTTACTGTTTGTATATTGCAACGTCTTTTTGTTTCTGTATCCGACCCAATCCCGGATGCCGGCCTCGTTCCTTCCGTACCGCTCCTCCCGTATCGTCCCTCCCGCACCACCCCTTCCGTACCGTCTCTCTCCCTTCCTCCCCTTATCCCCTCCCCACGCTTCACGGCCTCCCTGTCCCCCTTCAGCCCTCCCTTCAGGCCCCCAGCTTCTTTTTCACGAGGTCGTTGACCAGCTTCGGATTGGCCTTGCCCTTGGTTTCCTTCATCACCTGCCCGATGAAGAACTTGAGGAGGTTTTCCTTGCCCCCCCGATATGCCGCCACCTCGTCGGGATGTGCGGCGATGATGTCGTCCACGATGGCGGCGATCTCACCGCTGTCGGTAATCTGTACGAGCCCCTGTTCCTTGACGATCACCTCGGGGGATTTGTGCGTGTCGTACATCTCGGCGAATACTGTCTTTGCGATCTTACCGCTGATGGTCTCATCTTCAATCAGGCCGATGAGCCGGGCCATATCTTTTGGAGGGATGGGGGAGTCGGCGATGAAGACCTTGTCATCGTTGAGCTTGTGCAAAAGCTCCACCATGATCCAGTTGCTG
This sequence is a window from Candidatus Zymogenaceae bacterium. Protein-coding genes within it:
- the mtnA gene encoding S-methyl-5-thioribose-1-phosphate isomerase, translating into MIHTTSKSDTGIETIRWLGDGIRIIDQRTLPAREEYLVLTSIDHVVDAIRTLAVRGAPAIGIAAVMGVALQARILTKDAQPTRESFLSSLDDALSYLASSRPTAKNLFWALERMRAVAHTADGDPRAIADALQREAVAVYNEDLTINRTLGDFGQELIQTGDRVMTHCNAGALATAGHGTALGVIRSAIAAGKNIGVIACETRPLLQGSRLTTWELTRDNIPVTLITDGMSGIIMQRRMVDMIITGADRIAKNGDTANKIGTYTHAVLAKEHGIPFYIAAPVSTFDPEAETGADIPIEERDQDEVRRILETRISPRDVPVFNPAFDVTPQHFITAFITEKGILYPPFGAAIASLF
- a CDS encoding AsmA family protein, which produces MKKPLKKAPIIAAGLLIAAAIVAAAVPYPVRNKSAMDDIQHLFSDIISRDVTIQDISLSLLAGPRIILHGVTIPDDPRISGETFLTAEKVVVSLSPVSFFSGAPVVDRVKISSGTLNIISDDAGRWNIATLGADRPTGEPNITDGAASLGWCGLFFRGMTYRVTEAVLCKMDVVVSTPAAVGDTTTTIEMNNVTVCLKNREALSMFDFDPSTFIDGPPVTGDVTARTDSGIIGGCAYTDLALSGSIGKQILVIDEATASIFGGKTVLTGLWDFSDTPWNLEISVCAWDIMANKILGVITGNGQHFFGAISCEGRFEGVGDSFSEITGNLSGEGIVRIEEGLIPAFNIRTELIALGLITNNSGMPHDLDTIYSSITGSFTLQDGAFTTAALAITSPEWDAIAEGTLELSGALVFDGDIFLSDTVTMEIKPAYFSELLSDASGKLTIPFYMSGSLEEPDFLLRPEFLTEKNAEDIFDDFQRQMEEKYKSGFSIRYNNISYPIQ